The following are encoded in a window of Brachyhypopomus gauderio isolate BG-103 chromosome 18, BGAUD_0.2, whole genome shotgun sequence genomic DNA:
- the LOC143482368 gene encoding uncharacterized protein LOC143482368 produces the protein MRSQHLMRSQRMASQSDQLQRHMERALVKLGSELDKLGRQIQRLLEKQAELTQEKTRLEAARDAAYSAVSTPSSRRLSATAILTRAPGWERQRGRGRQPASSPLPQPDFSSANPFEVLSSRSSASPSPLRPTPPSPAPAPKKNKGGILVIGDSITRHVKISLPGAKRTPTVSCFPGARVLDVARRLPSALKQRDDFGTVVLHVGAVDTFARRSEILKEHYRSLLDTVRKKTSARLVVSGPLPTFRRGCELFSRLFCLHSWLRDTCSSAGVDYIDHWESFRERPSLYRRDGLHPSRLGSAVLSRNIEDVLRQA, from the coding sequence gaacgggctctcgtcaagctcggctcggagctggacaagttgggtcggcagatccagcgtcttctggagaagcaagcggagctcacccaggagaagaccaggctcgaggccgcccgcgacgctgcctactcggccgtctccactccctcgtcacggcggctcagcgcaaccgccatcttgacccgggcaccaggctgggagcgccagcgaggacgcggaaggcagccggcgtcgtcacccctacctcagccggacttctcctctgcaaatccgttcgaggtgctcagctccaggtcctccgcctcgccctcacccctgcgtccgacaccaccctcaccagcgccggcacCGAAGAAGAATAAGGGCGGTATCCTTGTTATCGGCGACTCGATAACACGACACGTAAAGATTAGCCTGCCAGGCGCTAAAAGAACCCCCACTGTGTCATGTTTTCCAGGCGCTCGTGTCCTGGACGTGGCCAGGCGGCTTCCCTCGGCGCTGAAGCAGCGAGACGACTTCGGCACCGTCGTCCTTCACGTGGGGGCTGTCGACACCTTCGCCCGGCGCAGCGAGATCCTGAAGGAGCACTACCGATCGCTTCTGGACACCGTGCGGAAGAAGACGTCGGCCAGGCTTGTTGTCTCCGGTCCGCTTCCAACGTTCCGGCGAGGGTGCGAGTTATTTAGccgtcttttctgtctccacagctggctccgggacacctgtaGCAGCGCCGGCGTGGACTACATCGACCactgggagagtttccgagagcgtccatcactctaccgccgagatggacttcaccccagtcgcctaggctcggcagtcctctccaggaacatcgaggacgtgctacgccaggcctga